A section of the Telopea speciosissima isolate NSW1024214 ecotype Mountain lineage chromosome 3, Tspe_v1, whole genome shotgun sequence genome encodes:
- the LOC122653471 gene encoding uncharacterized protein LOC122653471 yields MAAIGSIPSLYSISRCNSSVTSNSSSSLSPPLRFLRFQRSSVENRSVYLMTKKSPEWRRIRSVAEETVIPEEEEKEDAPVDQPVSVPVSPSDVLAMLFQAEGTMAESNVPTVTKALQEIEGVGDVKVQVVEGIASVELSKQTTVQATGVASNLVEIIQGTGFKLQTLNLSFEDEEDAAN; encoded by the exons atggCAGCCATTGGGTCTATCCCTTCCCTGTATTCGATTTCCAGATGCAATTCAAGTGTCACTTCTAATTCCTCCTCTTCTCTGAGTCCTCCACTACGATTCCTTCGTTTCCAGAGAAGCAGCGTAGAGAATCGTTCTGTGTATCTGATGACTAAGAAGTCCCCGGAATGGAGAAGGATTAGGTCGGTTGCCGAGGAAACTGTTATCccagaagaggaggagaaggaagacgCTCCGGTTGATCAGCCCGTTTCGGTTCCTGTCTCACCTTCCGATGTGCTTGCCATGCTCTTCCAG GCAGAAGGGACAATGGCTGAATCTAATGTACCAACTGTGACCAAAGCTTTACAG GAAATAGAGGGAGTTGGTGATGTAAAGGTTCAAGTTGTTGAGGGTATTGCCAGTGTTGAA TTAAGTAAGCAAACAACAGTACAAGCAACAGGGGTAGCTTCAAATTTGGTTGAGATCATACAAGGAACTGGCTTCAAGTTGCAAACTTTGAATTTGAGCTTTGAGGATGAAGAGGACGCTGCTAACTAG
- the LOC122653469 gene encoding protein PLASTID REDOX INSENSITIVE 2, chloroplastic, translating into MAGSKALALSVAPLTLSEYSHSFPSSSSSSLLSLSSLYNSSSASGFGGTAPFICRSFTNVFGHSSSVPLLRKNIAAPPPSLPFSFSSKKQICRAAEYKFPDPIPEFAESETERFRTHLHKKLSKRSIYGDSVQEVVEICTEIFNTFLHTEYGGPGTLLVIPFIDMADTLNERGLPGAPQAARAAVVWAQEHVDKDWNEWTGGDANQ; encoded by the exons ATGGCGGGGAGTAAAGCTTTAGCTTTATCCGTTGCTCCTCTCACCCTCAGTGAATATTCacattcctttccttcttcttcttcttcgtcacttctttccctttcatcCCTTTACAACTCCTCTTCTGCTTCTGGTTTCGGTGGTACTGCTCCTTTTATTTGTCGGTCCTTCACCAATGTATTTGGTCACTCTTCCTCTGTCCCTTTATTGCGTAAGAACATAGCAGCACCACCACCTTCTCTcccattctctttttcttccaaaaagCAGATTTGCAGGGCAGCGGAGTACAAATTTCCGGATCCTATTCCCGAATTTGCCGAATCC GAAACAGAGAGGTTTAGAACCCATCTTCATAAGAAGCTGTCAAAGAGATCCATTTATGGAGATTCTGTACAAGAAGTTGTAGAAATCTGCACGGAG ATATTCAACACTTTCTTACACACTGAATATGGAGGTCCTGGAACCCTGTTAGTCATCCCTTTCATTGACATGGCTGATACTCTGAATGAAAGGGGGCTGCCTGGGGCCCCACAAGCTGCACGCGCAGCAGTAGTATGGGCACAAGAGCATGTTGACAAGGACTGGAACGAATGGACAGGTGGGGATGCCAATCAGTAG